The proteins below come from a single Miscanthus floridulus cultivar M001 chromosome 1, ASM1932011v1, whole genome shotgun sequence genomic window:
- the LOC136463323 gene encoding protein DETOXIFICATION 49-like, translating into MCEGLVGKLLPPCLCNAKDGGGVGDGHRLRAVVVSPPDVAVVVLNESTTTTLTTCKEPPPLLADRPSSLTRGAASEAASILRLSLPMIMTGLILYVRPMISMLFLGRLGEIALAGGSLAIGFANITGYSVLSGLAMGMEPVCGQAVGAKNLHLVGATKQRMVLLLLALSVPIAFLWAHMEPLLLLCGQDAAISAAAQRYILLCLPDLLFQSFLHPLRIYLRTQSVNFPLTACAVLAVAMHLPISYLLVSVLGLGVEGVALASALANLNLVLLLLAYIYFSGVHRATGGFTLSEKLFKDVTGWMRLARLAVESCASVCLEWWWYEIMILLCGLLADPKATVASMGVLIQTTSLLYIFPSSLSFGVSTRVSNELGANRPGAARAAARAGLALSALQGLASFLLAVSVRDVWARMFTSDASILALTASVLPIVGLCELGNCPQTTGCGVLRGSARPKDGAHINLGAFYGVGTPVAVALAFWAGQGFRGLWLGLLAAQAACVAVMLVVISRTDWAKQAELAQVLAGVVAPGGHGVVIGDDDDGGKEKDTGPHAKVAASHGDEDSSLLITVQRADRPYTP; encoded by the coding sequence ATGTGTGAGGGGCTCGTTGGCAAGCTGTTGCCGCCGTGTCTGTGCAATgccaaggacggcggcggcgtcggggatGGCCACCGTCTCCGCGCGGTCGTCGTCTCCCCGCCGGATGTCGCGGTCGTTGTTTTGAACGAATCGACGACGACGACCTTGACAACGTGCAAGGAGCCGCCGCCGCTCTTGGCCGACAGGCCGTCGTCGTTGACCAGGGGCGCGGCGAGCGAGGCCGCATCGATTTTGAGGCTGTCATTGCCGATGATCATGACGGGTCTCATACTCTACGTCCGGCCAATGATCTCGATGCTCTTCCTTGGCCGTCTCGGCGAGATCGCCCTCGCCGGCGGGTCCCTCGCCATCGGCTTCGCCAACATCACGGGCTACTCCGTCCTGTCCGGCCTCGCCATGGGCATGGAGCCGGTGTGCGGCCAGGCCGTGGGCGCCAAGAACCTCCACCTCGTCGGCGCCACCAAGCAGCGGAtggtgctcctcctcctcgcgctCTCCGTGCCCATCGCCTTCCTCTGGGCGCACATGGAGCCGCTGCTCCTGCTGTGCGGCCAGGACGCCGCCATATCCGCCGCCGCGCAGCGCTACATTCTCCTCTGCCTCCCTGACCTTCTCTTCCAGTCGTTCCTCCACCCTCTCCGCATCTACCTCCGCACCCAGTCCGTCAACTTCCCGCTCACTGCTTGCGCCGTGCTCGCCGTCGCCATGCACCTCCCCATCAGCTACCTCCTCGTCTCGGTCCTCGGCCTCGGCGTCGAAGGCGTCGCTCTCGCCTCTGCCTTGGCCAACCTCAACCTCGTGCTCCTTCTCCTCGCTTACATATACTTTTCCGGCGTGCACCGCGCCACCGGCGGCTTCACCCTTTCTGAGAAGCTGTTCAAGGATGTTACCGGGTGGATGCGGCTGGCCCGGCTCGCCGTCGAGAGCTGCGCCAGCGTGTGCCTCGAGTGGTGGTGGTACGAGATCATGATCCTCCTCTGCGGCCTCCTGGCGGACCCCAAGGCGACCGTGGCGTCGATGGGGGTGCTCATCCAGACCACGTCCCTGCTCTACATCTTCCCGTCATCGCTCAGCTTCGGCGTGTCGACACGGGTCAGCAACGAGCTCGGCGCGAACCGCCCGGGCGCCGCGCGCGCCGCGGCCCGTGCGGGGCTCGCCCTGAGCGCGCTCCAGGGCCTGGCCTCCTTCCTGTTGGCCGTGTCCGTGCGCGACGTGTGGGCGCGCATGTTCACGTCGGACGCATCCATCCTGGCGCTCACCGCGTCCGTGCTGCCCATCGTCGGGCTGTGCGAACTCGGCAACTGCCCGCAGACCACCGGCTGCGGGGTTCTCCGCGGGAGCGCCCGCCCCAAGGACGGCGCGCACATCAACCTGGGCGCGTTCTACGGCGTCGGCACGCCCGTGGCCGTGGCGCTGGCGTTCTGGGCAGGGCAGGGCTTCAGGGGCCTCTGGCTCGGCCTCCTGGCCGCGCAGGCCGCCTGCGTCGCCGTCATGCTCGTGGTGATCTCCCGCACGGACTGGGCCAAGCAAGCCGAGCTCGCGCAGGTGCTCGCCGGAGTTGTTGCGCCCGGCGGCCACGGTGTTGTGATcggagacgacgacgacggtgggAAAGAGAAAGACACGGGGCCGCATGCCAAGGTTGCGGCATCGCATGGCGACGAGGACTCCAGCTTGCTCATCACCGTGCAGAGGGCTGACCGCCCCTATACTCCTTGA
- the LOC136541619 gene encoding 2-oxoglutarate-Fe(II) type oxidoreductase hxnY-like, translated as MEGNLPLPVVDLASPDLRAAAEAIRQACVEHGFFYVTNHGVDRGLLEAVFAQSKGFFDLPMEEKMALLRSANHRGYTPPYAEKLDASSQFVGDLKESFYIGPIDDGDMHNDVNQWPSEERLPSWKETMKLYIAAVLDTGTRILSLIALGLDLEADFFQKIGALNCPSTFLRLLHYPAEVNESDSGNYGASAHSDYGVITLLVTDGTPGLQICREKDRNPQLWEDVHHIDGALIINIGDLLERWTNCVFRSTLHRVVAISKERYSVAFFLDPNPDTLVQCLESCCSEACPPRFSSLRLTFN; from the exons ATGGAGGGGAACCTGCCCCTCCCCGTGGTGGACCTGGCGTCGCCGGACCTCCGCGCCGCCGCTGAAGCCATCCGACAG GCGTGCGTGGAGCACGGGTTCTTCTACGTGACCAACCACGGAGTGGACCGCGGCCTGCTCGAGGCGGTGTTCGCGCAGAGCAAGGGGTTCTTCGACCTGCCTATGGAGGAGAAGATGGCGCTGCTGAGGAGCGCCAACCACCGGGGGTACACGCCGCCCTACGCCGAGAAGCTCGACGCCTCTTCCCAGTTCGTAG GAGACCTCAAGGAGAGTTTCTACATTGGGCCTATTGATGATGGTGATATGCATAATGATGTAAACCAATGGCCTTCTGAAG AGCGCTTGCCATCTTGGAAGGAGACAATGAAGCTATACATTGCAGCTGTTCT GGATACTGGCACAAGGATACTCTCTCTAATTGCTTTGGGTTTGGATTTGGAAGCTGATTTCTTTCAAAAAATTGGTGCATTGAACTGCCCATCAACATTTCTTCGGTTATTGCATTATCCAG CTGAAGTAAACGAGTCTGATAGTGGAAACTATGGTGCATCAGCTCACTCGGACTATGGTGTGATAACCCTTTTAGTGACAGATGGCACTCCTGGCCTGCAG ATATGCAGGGAGAAGGATAGGAATCCCCAGCTATGGGAAGATGTTCATCACATTGATGG GGCCCTTATTATTAATATTGGTGATTTGCTAGAGAGGTGGACAAATTGTGTTTTCAG ATCTACGTTGCATCGTGTTGTTGCAATCAGTAAAGAGCGGTATTCG GTGGCTTTCTTTCTTGATCCAAATCCTGACACACTGGTGCAGTGCTTGGAAAGTTGTTGCAGTGAAGCATGTCCACCAAGGTTCTCATCTCTCAGGTTAACATTTAACTAG